The genomic segment AGCCGGTAGAGGGTCGCGCGCGAGATCTGGAAATGGCGGCAGAGCTCTTCCGCGGTGAGCGCATCGGTTTCGAGATTGTTCGCGATGTGGCGCTTGATCAGCGTGATGTAAAGATGGCGCTCGGCGCGCTCGAGGCCCGCGACGATTTCAGCCGTCCCGCCGGCTGCGGCCGCGACCAGGTCGGCGATCGCCTCGACCGTGGCCTCGGCATGGCCGGTCGCGGTGTCTGTCCCGGGCCCGGAGCGCAAGGCGAGCGCGGCGTAGTGGCTGGCGAGCAGGCGGGCATGAGGATGGTTCGAGGGCAGCAGAGTTGCCGTCGCCGCATCCGGATGGGCGAGCCGCGGTGCCAGCATCGCGCGTTGCAGGACGATCGACATCAGGCGGGTGCGGCCGCCCGCGGCGCGCAGCGCGGTCCGGTTCGGTTGCGCCATGTCGATGAGGACGATGTCGCCGGGCCGCAGCGTGACCTCGCGCCGGCCCGAGCCGAACTTCATCTCGCCCTCAAGGCAGAGGGTGATCTGAAAATGATCCATGACGCCGCGGGCGACGTGTGCGGCCGAGCGGTCATAATCCTGGTCGGTGGCACGCGTGTCGATCAGCAACGCGTTGCGAGTCATCATCGTCACGGTGGTGACATGAAAATCGTCCTCCGCGGTATGCGGAATGACCTCGCAGATGTCGATCGTCATCGCGCGCAACCGCGCGAGCGCCTCCGGGCCGCGCCCGGGAATGTCTGCCGCCATGCTCACGTTCAACGCTGTGTCGTCCACATCCCCTCACGACGCGGAAGAACCGCACGCAACTGAATTCCCGAGATCGGCGGCAAGCCAATGTCGCGTCTGGATGTAGCCATTCGGAAATCGGTGTGCAAGCGAGGGCGAGGTAGAGGGAGTGAGTGACATTGTGCAACTATTACGAGATTTAGGTGGATCTTGCCTCGCGCTGAGACGTTGGGCAAGGACCCGGGTCTATGTCGCCAACGAGAACTCTTCAAACATCTCGATCATCGACGCCGCGTCGAAGA from the Bradyrhizobium sp. WBAH42 genome contains:
- a CDS encoding helix-turn-helix domain-containing protein, coding for MAADIPGRGPEALARLRAMTIDICEVIPHTAEDDFHVTTVTMMTRNALLIDTRATDQDYDRSAAHVARGVMDHFQITLCLEGEMKFGSGRREVTLRPGDIVLIDMAQPNRTALRAAGGRTRLMSIVLQRAMLAPRLAHPDAATATLLPSNHPHARLLASHYAALALRSGPGTDTATGHAEATVEAIADLVAAAAGGTAEIVAGLERAERHLYITLIKRHIANNLETDALTAEELCRHFQISRATLYRLFEAEGGLAHYVREQRLNLAFRRLISPSAQDGRLIELAVDMRFSSDSTFIRAFRRKFGLTPGELRELADAWLRETGAVPAVDTVLHQLARRRGSRP